In Bacillota bacterium, the sequence CCTCATGATTCAATCCGGCAGCAACCAAATCCACTAATTGTCTCGTATGGTAAGTGGTGCCTCTGGCCACGTATGTGCCCCCGGCCGCCTTCACCAACTGGCAGAGATCGAAGTTGCGGTCAATAGACCCGTAAGGTGCAGTGGTGGCATAACTGTGCGTAGGTGTGAGCGGAGAGAACTGTCCGCCAGTCATGCCGTAAATGCTGTTGTTAAACACTACTACAGTCAAGCCGATATTGCGACGAGCAGCATGGATCAAGTGGTTGCCACCAATGGCTGAACAGTCTCCATCACCGGTTATCACCACAACGTTCAATTTCGGGTTGGCCATCTTGATACCGGTGGCGTAAGCCAGGGCTCGTCCGTGGGTGGTATGCAGGGTGTCAAAATTCATATAACCGGGAGCTCGTGAGGAGCAGCCTATGCCAGAGACAATTACAGTCTTATCTTGGTCAAAACCCGTCTTGTCCAAAGCACGGATAATTGCTCCCATAATAATACCGTTACCACAACCTGGGCACCAAATGTGTGGTAGCTTATTGGTACGGCAATAACGATCCACTAATTCCTTAACAGACACTTCCGGTCACCTCCTGGGTGCGGACAATAATATCCTTGGGAGTAATAAGCTCGGCATCAATCCGGTTCAGACCAAATACTTTTGCACGCCCGGCTACTACTCTTTCTACCTCCAGAATCATCTGGCCCATATTCATTTCTGCCACAATAATTGACTTTGCTGTCTTAGCAACAGCATCGATAGCTTCGGTTGGAAATGGCCAAGCCGTAATTGGCCGTAGCAATCCTAGTTTTACCCCTTGGGCGCGAGCTTCTTTG encodes:
- a CDS encoding 2-oxoglutarate ferredoxin oxidoreductase subunit beta (catalyzes the coenzyme A-dependent formation of succinyl-CoA from 2-oxoglutarate and ferredoxin), with translation MGAIIRALDKTGFDQDKTVIVSGIGCSSRAPGYMNFDTLHTTHGRALAYATGIKMANPKLNVVVITGDGDCSAIGGNHLIHAARRNIGLTVVVFNNSIYGMTGGQFSPLTPTHSYATTAPYGSIDRNFDLCQLVKAAGGTYVARGTTYHTRQLVDLVAAGLNHEGFSFIEVITQCPMYYGRKNKFPSAVDMLKWQQEHAVNVKAAAKMSAEQLSGKFLIGELHREEAPEYTAVYDTEIIAKTRGVAK